A window of the Streptomyces sp. JB150 genome harbors these coding sequences:
- a CDS encoding 3-hydroxyacyl-CoA dehydrogenase NAD-binding domain-containing protein translates to MSTTAELLKGAAELFPDEVVTQAHVRHFDLPLGVGRFALITLDNGHDHTKPTTFGPQSLANLNAAIDQVEKEAADGEIVGVGITGKPFIFAVGADLKGVELLKEWDHAYAIGKGGHDVFKRLSGLAVPTFAYYNGAAMGGGVEVGLHCTYRTVSAAVPAFSLPEVFLGLVPGWGGCTLLPNLIGAEKAVSVIIENSLNQNRQLKGRQVYELGIADALFEGADFLEQSLIWTASVLKGEIVVDRPVIDRGEAWDQAVAKGRFIADSKVHGAAPAAYRALDIIAAAKNGDLQQGYDAEDKALADLIMGGELRAGIYAFNLVQKRGKRPAGAPDKNLARPVTKVGVVGAGLMASQLALLFLRRLEVPVVLTDIDQERVDKGVGYVHAEIDKLLGKGRINQDKANRLKALVTGVLDKAEGFADADFVIEAVFEEMGVKQKVFAEVEAVAPAHAILATNTSSLSVSEMASKLKHPERVVGFHFFNPVAVLPLLEIVRGEQTDDASLATAFAVAKKLKKTAVLVKDAPAFVVNRILTRFMGEIQNVIDEGTPVDVAEKAVEPLGLPMSPLVLLELVGPAIGLHVSETLNKAFPDRFTVSPNLKAVVEAGKRGFYVYDSGKPELDPEVAALLKQGDTVLTEEQVRERVLEAVAQEIGLMLDEGVVAEAQDIDLCLITGAGWPFHLGGITPYLDREGVSERVNGKRFLPQGVASVPA, encoded by the coding sequence GTGAGCACCACCGCTGAGCTGCTGAAGGGTGCGGCCGAGCTGTTCCCGGACGAGGTCGTCACGCAGGCGCACGTACGCCACTTCGACCTGCCCCTGGGCGTCGGGCGGTTCGCCCTGATCACCCTCGACAACGGGCACGACCACACCAAGCCGACCACCTTCGGCCCCCAGTCGCTGGCGAACCTGAACGCCGCCATCGACCAGGTCGAGAAGGAGGCCGCGGACGGCGAGATCGTCGGTGTCGGCATCACCGGCAAGCCGTTCATCTTCGCCGTCGGCGCCGACCTCAAGGGCGTCGAGCTGCTGAAGGAGTGGGACCACGCCTACGCCATCGGCAAGGGCGGCCACGACGTCTTCAAGCGCCTGTCCGGCCTCGCCGTGCCGACGTTCGCCTACTACAACGGCGCCGCGATGGGCGGCGGCGTCGAGGTCGGCCTGCACTGCACCTACCGCACGGTGTCCGCGGCCGTTCCCGCGTTCTCCCTCCCCGAGGTCTTCCTCGGCCTGGTCCCCGGCTGGGGCGGCTGCACCCTGCTGCCGAACCTGATCGGCGCGGAGAAGGCCGTCTCGGTGATCATCGAGAACAGCCTCAACCAGAACCGGCAGCTCAAGGGCCGGCAGGTCTACGAGCTGGGCATCGCCGACGCGCTCTTCGAGGGCGCGGACTTCCTGGAGCAGTCCCTCATCTGGACGGCGTCCGTCCTCAAGGGCGAGATCGTCGTCGACCGCCCGGTGATCGACCGCGGCGAGGCCTGGGACCAGGCCGTCGCCAAGGGCCGCTTCATCGCGGACTCCAAGGTGCACGGCGCCGCCCCGGCCGCCTACCGCGCCCTGGACATCATCGCCGCCGCCAAGAACGGCGACCTGCAGCAGGGCTACGACGCCGAGGACAAGGCGCTCGCCGACCTGATCATGGGCGGGGAGCTGCGCGCCGGCATCTACGCCTTCAACCTGGTGCAGAAGCGCGGCAAGCGTCCGGCCGGAGCGCCCGACAAGAACCTGGCGCGCCCGGTGACGAAGGTGGGCGTCGTGGGCGCGGGCCTGATGGCCTCGCAGCTCGCCCTGCTCTTCCTGCGCCGCCTGGAGGTCCCGGTCGTCCTGACCGACATCGACCAGGAGCGCGTCGACAAGGGCGTGGGCTACGTCCACGCCGAGATCGACAAGCTGCTCGGCAAGGGCCGGATCAACCAGGACAAGGCCAACCGCCTCAAGGCGCTGGTCACCGGTGTCCTGGACAAGGCCGAGGGCTTCGCGGACGCGGACTTCGTCATCGAGGCCGTGTTCGAGGAGATGGGCGTCAAGCAGAAGGTGTTCGCGGAGGTCGAGGCGGTCGCCCCGGCGCACGCGATCCTGGCCACCAACACCTCCTCGCTGTCGGTGTCGGAGATGGCGTCGAAGCTGAAGCACCCCGAGCGGGTCGTCGGCTTCCACTTCTTCAACCCGGTCGCCGTGCTGCCGCTGCTGGAGATCGTCCGCGGCGAGCAGACGGACGACGCCTCGCTCGCGACCGCGTTCGCCGTCGCCAAGAAGCTGAAGAAGACCGCGGTGCTGGTGAAGGACGCCCCGGCGTTCGTCGTCAACCGCATCCTGACCCGCTTCATGGGCGAGATCCAGAACGTCATCGACGAGGGCACCCCGGTCGACGTCGCGGAGAAGGCGGTCGAGCCGCTGGGCCTGCCCATGTCCCCGCTGGTCCTGCTGGAGCTGGTCGGCCCGGCGATCGGCCTGCACGTCTCCGAGACGCTCAACAAGGCGTTCCCGGACCGCTTCACGGTCTCCCCGAACCTGAAGGCGGTCGTCGAGGCCGGCAAGCGCGGCTTCTACGTCTACGACAGCGGCAAGCCCGAGCTGGACCCGGAGGTCGCCGCGCTGCTGAAGCAGGGCGACACCGTCCTCACCGAGGAGCAGGTCCGCGAGCGCGTCCTGGAGGCGGTGGCCCAGGAGATCGGGCTCATGCTCGACGAGGGCGTCGTGGCCGAGGCCCAGGACATCGACCTGTGCCTGATCACGGGCGCCGGCTGGCCCTTCCACCTGGGCGGCATCACGCCGTACCTGGACCGTGAGGGCGTGTCCGAGCGGGTGAACGGCAAGCGGTTCCTCCCGCAGGGCGTGGCGAGCGTCCCGGCGTAA
- a CDS encoding class I SAM-dependent methyltransferase, with protein sequence MSATIHWTESHTDHRARWHSESAAPPPGRVVVADDRMSAATAHRLACEGTALLWRGDYPHARRLLTAMGRRVDRKPPRPGNSPAETFHLLRRARGHRARVLGRLLVRLEDDYTLRLRRAPDVRRACAEAYGPPRGPLVVSLTELLGVVGAWQWREKGVDVPALGARIHPHYGVFSPVRGEYVDLVARAPLPPSAHRRTAFDLGTGTGVLAALLARRGVGRVVATDAGPRALACARDNVRRLGLDGRVRITGPCLYPRGRASLVVCNPPWIPARPSSALEQGVYDPDSAMLRGFLAELTDRLEPGGEGWLILSDLAERLGLRPPGELARLIASSGLRVAGRLDTRPRHPRAGDTTDPLHAARSAEITSLWRLTPA encoded by the coding sequence GTGTCCGCCACGATCCACTGGACCGAGTCCCACACCGATCACCGTGCCCGCTGGCACTCCGAGAGCGCCGCTCCCCCGCCCGGCCGGGTCGTCGTCGCCGACGACCGGATGAGCGCCGCCACCGCCCACCGCCTGGCCTGCGAGGGCACGGCGCTGCTGTGGCGGGGCGACTACCCGCACGCGCGCCGGCTGCTGACCGCGATGGGCCGCCGGGTCGACCGCAAGCCGCCCCGCCCCGGGAACAGCCCGGCCGAGACCTTCCACCTGCTCCGCAGGGCCCGCGGCCACCGGGCGCGCGTGCTCGGCAGGCTGCTGGTGCGACTGGAGGACGACTACACGCTGCGGCTGCGCCGGGCCCCCGACGTCCGCCGGGCCTGCGCCGAGGCGTACGGCCCGCCGCGCGGCCCCCTGGTGGTCTCCCTGACCGAGCTGCTGGGCGTCGTCGGCGCGTGGCAGTGGCGGGAGAAGGGCGTCGACGTACCGGCGCTCGGCGCCCGGATCCACCCGCACTACGGCGTGTTCTCGCCGGTCAGAGGCGAGTACGTCGATCTCGTCGCGCGCGCCCCGCTGCCCCCGTCGGCGCACCGCCGCACCGCGTTCGACCTCGGCACGGGCACCGGAGTGCTCGCGGCGCTGCTGGCCCGCCGGGGCGTCGGCCGCGTGGTGGCCACCGACGCCGGCCCGCGCGCCCTGGCCTGCGCCCGCGACAACGTCCGCCGGCTGGGCCTGGACGGGCGGGTGCGGATCACCGGCCCCTGTCTGTATCCGCGGGGCCGGGCGAGCCTCGTCGTCTGCAATCCGCCCTGGATCCCCGCCCGCCCGTCCTCCGCCCTGGAGCAGGGCGTGTACGATCCGGACAGCGCCATGCTGCGCGGCTTCCTCGCCGAGCTGACGGACCGTCTGGAGCCGGGCGGCGAGGGCTGGTTGATTCTCTCGGACCTCGCCGAGCGCCTCGGCCTGCGACCGCCCGGCGAACTCGCGCGCCTCATCGCGTCGTCGGGGCTGCGTGTCGCCGGCCGGCTGGACACCCGGCCACGGCATCCCCGGGCCGGGGACACCACCGATCCCCTGCACGCCGCGCGGAGCGCGGAGATCACCTCGCTGTGGCGGCTGACACCGGCCTGA